tgggatcctcagtctgggggtggggtgatgtgggaggggggaatccctcagtctgggggggggaggggtgatgtgggagggggaaatcctcagtctggggggaggggtgatgtggaggggaatcctcagtctggggggaggggtgatgtgggagggggggatcctcagtcttgggggagggggtgatgtgggaggggggatctcagtctggggggagggggttatgTAGAGAGGgggaatcctcagtctggggggagggggttatgtgggaggggggatcctcagtctggggggagggggtgatgtgggagggggaaatcctcagtctggggggagggggtgatgtgggagggggaatcctcagtctggggggaggggtgatgtgggaggggagggatcctcagtctggggggagggggtgatgtgggaggggggatcctcagtctggggggagggggtgatgtgggaggggggaatcctcagtctggggggagggggtgatgtgggaggggggaatcctcagtctggggggaggggtgatgtgggaggggggatcctcagtctggggggagggggtgatgtgggaggggggatcctcagtctggggggagggggtgatgtgagagggggaatcctcagtctggggggagggggtgatgtgggaggggggatcctcagtctggggggagggggtgatgtgggaggggggatcctcagtctggggggagggggtgatgtgggaggggagatcctcagtctggggggagggggtgatgtgggaggggggatcctcagtctggggggaggggtgatgggggagggggagggggtgatgtgggaggggggaatcctcagtctggggggaggggtgatgtgggagggggaatcctcagtctggggggagggggtgatgtgggaggggggatcctcagtctgggggaggggtgatgtgggaggggggatcctcagtctggggggagggggtcatgtgggaggggggatcctcagtctggggggagggggtgatgtgggagggggaatcctcagtctggggggagggggtgatgtgggagggggaatcctcagtctggggggagggggtgatgtgggaggggggaatcctcagtctggggggagggggtgatgtgggaggggatcctcagtctgggggagggggtgatgtgggagggggagatcctcagtctggggggagggggtgatgtgggaggggggaatcctcagtctggggggagggggtgatgtgggaggggggatcctcagtctgggggagggggtgatgtgggaggggagatcctcagtctggggggagggggtgatgtgggaggggggagggggtgatgtgggaggggggagggggtgatgtgggagggggggatcctcagtctggggggagggggtgatgtgggaggggggaggtggtgatgtgggaggggagatcctcagtctgggaggagggggtgatgtgggtggggagatcctcagtctggggggagggggtgatgtgggaggggggagatcctcagtctggggggagggggtgatgtgggaggggggatcctcagtctgggggagggggtgatgtgggggggggggagatcctcagtctggggggagggggtgatgtgggaggggggaatcctcagtctggggggagggggtgatgtgggaggggagatcctcagtctggggggagggggtgatgtgggaggggagatcctcagtctggggggagggggtgatgtgggaggggggagggggtgatgtgggagggagatcctcagtctggggggagggggtgatgtgggagggggatcctcagtctggggggagggggtgaagtggGAGGGGgggaatcctcagtctggggggagggggtgatgtgggaggggggagggggtgatgtgggaggggggagggggtgatgtgggaggggggatcctcagtctggggggagggggtgatgtgggaggggggagggggtgatgtgggaggggggagggggtgatgtgggaggggggaatCACTGATCTGCCGTTGTGACACCGCTCTGATTCCCGGTGTTCCGACAGAGACGACTGAGCGAGACCAGGATTACAACAACCTGCGGAGATGTATCCGGAACTACTTCCCGACACGCCGCTGCTTCGGGTTCGTGTGCCCCGCAACGCGGAAGGATCTGAGGTGGATCCAGGAGTTGGCTGACGACCAACTGGACCAGGAATTCGTGGCGGAGTTCCGCAAGTTCTCCGAGTACATTTACACCTCCGGGAAGGTTAAGACGGTGCTTGGTGGCCACCAGGTCACGGGCAGGAGTGAGTACACGGATGTTGGCCACACCTGAAGTCTGCATTGACTTctgttccctccctctcctccatctccCAGCTTCCTCCCCGATCTTCCAGCTCCCCTTCCCATGTATCCAACACGTATGGGAACCCAGACAGAGACCGTCGGGAGagaaagatagaacttgcatttaatGTCCTCAGCACGTCTCAAGGCCAGTGATGTACATTTAGCAGCGTCATCACTTAGTAATGTGGGATACTGTACCatcgggagtgaatgggaaggggttgggtccattgggattctgcacaatgggagtgaatgggaaggggttgagtccattgggattgtgtaaaatgggagtgaatgggaaggggttgtgtccattgggattgtgtacaatgggagtgaatgggaaggggttgggtccattgggattgtgtatagtgggagagaacgggaagggattgggtccattgggattgtgtacagtgggagtgagtgggaaggggttgggtccattgggattgtgtacagtgggagagaacgggaagggattgggtccattgggattgtgtacagtgggagtgaatgggaaggagttgggtccattgggattgtgcaaaatgggagtgaatgggaaggggttgtgtccattgggattgtgtacaatggaagtgaatgcgaaggggttgggtccattgggattctgtacaatgggaatgaatgggaaggggttgggtccattgggattgtgtacaatgggagtgaatgggaaggggttgggtccattgggattgtgtacaatgggagagaatgggaaggggttgggtccattggaattgtgtacaatgggagtgaatgggaaggggttgggtccattgggattgtgtacagtgggagtgaatgggaaggggttgggtccattgggattgtgtacaatgggagagaatgggaaggggttgggtccattgggattgtgtacagtgggagtgaatgggaaggggttgggtccattgggattgtgtacaatgggagtgaatgggaaggggttgggtccattgattgtgtacaataggagtgaatgggaaggggtcgggtccattgggattgtgtacaatgggagagaatgggaaggggttgggtccattgattGTGAACTCCTCCATCTTCTACCTCAGGGTTGAGCCACTTGGCCATGACCTACGTGGACGCCATTGCTAAAGGTGAGCTGCCTTGTGTGGAGAGTGGAATAGCGAGAATGGCGGAGCTCGAAAACTCCGCCGCCGTCAAGATCGCGCTGGAATACTACGACCGCAAGGTGGCAGCGATGTCCCAGCCTCCAGCGCACATTGACGAACGTCTCAAGATTCAATTCTCGGATTACCACAAGGAGGCACTGAGGATTTTCATGAAGCATTCTCTGAAGGATGAGACCGGGAAACATATCCGTGCTTTGGAGGTGATTGTCAAGTGATTTCTTTTATCCTCAACACTCTTAACAGGCTCCCTGTTCTCCACAGCCCATTTCAAAGAATGAATATCGAGACTAAGACACGAgcatctgtgtacagatatctccctgagggagagggactgagagacaccagtcagtgtacagatatctccctgagggagagggactgagagacaccagtcagtgtacagatatctccctgagggagagggattgagagacaccagtcagtgtacagatatctccctgagagagagggactgagagacaccagtcagtgtacagatatctccctgagggagagggactgagagacaccagtcagtgtacagatatctccctgagggaggagggacagagagacaccagtcagtatacagatatctccttgagggagagtgactgagagacaccagtcagtgtacagatatctccctgagggaggagggacagagagacaccagtcagtgtacagatatctccctgagggaggggactgagagacaccagtcagtgtacagatatctccctgagggaggagggactgagagacaccagtcagtgtacagatatctccctgagggagagggactgagagacaccagtcagtgtacagatatctccctgagagagaggggactgagagacaccagtcagtgtacagatatctccctgagggagagggactgagagacaccagtcagtgtacaggtatctccctgatggagaggggactgagagacaccagtcagtgtacagatatctccctgagggagaggggactgagagacaccagtcagtgtacagatatctccctgatatcCAGGGTCATTGTCTCATTATTTCTTCCTGTTCCCAGGAGTCCTTGAGATCCCGGTACGACTCAATAGTTGCCAAGGTTGAAAGTGAATCAGTAGAAAGATGTGAGGCGTTACTGTTGGAAGTGATGGGATCAGTAATGGAGAACTTGGATTCTGGTTATTATTTGAGATCTGGGGGATATCGGGAGTTGGAGGACGCACTGGAGATTGGCATCAAGCAATTCAAGGCTCAGACTGTCGAGGAGGTGAAGGTCAGTCCACcactttcctttctgtctttctccACTTCTCCATTCCTCCCTGTGCTTTTCTCTCTTTCTGACACTCCCTCTCTCGGTCTCCATCTCTCCATTTCTGTTCTCTTCATaattcgctttctctctctctctgcaccctacGTCTCTGATAGATGGAtaaagtcagtgataggggagtgtgtacatgggctgtgggaggattaaatgggtggggagagtcagtgataggggagtgtgtacatgggctgtgggaggattaaatgggtggggagagtcagtgataggggagtgtgtacatgggctgtgggaggattaaatgggtggggagagtcagtgatagggaagtgtgtacatgggctgtgggaggattaaatgggtggggagagtcagtgataggggagtgtgtacatggggctgtgggagaggattaaatgggtggggagagtcagtgataggggagtgtgtacatgggctgtgggaggattaaatgggtggggagagtcagtgataggggagtgtgtacatgggctgtgggagaggattaaatgggtggggagagtcagtgataggggagtgtgtacatgggctgtgggagaggattaaatgggtggggagagtcagtgataggggagtgtgtacatgggctgtgggaggattaaatgggtggggagagtcagtgataggggagtgtgtacatgggctgtgggaggattaaatgggtggggagagtcagtgataggggagtgtgtacatgagctgtgggaggattaaatgggtggggagagtcagtgataggggagtgtgtacatgggctgtgggaggattaaatgggtggggagagtcagtgataggggagtgtgtacattctCGTGCTGATCACTGCTCAGCCCCTAGTCTCTCCGCTCTCTGGCGTACTGTAAGGGTGGCTTTGTGACCTGCCCTGACTGAATCTTACCCTCCCGACAGGGGAAGGATATCCTCGACCACTTCCGGCAGACGGTGAAGCCTCGCTTAGTCGAAGTGCTGAAGGTGGACAGTATGTTGCAGGAGAAGGAGCAGCAACAGGCTGGTGAGTGCACTGATTCTCCGTCATCGAGGggttgggatgtaggtgttgtcctgGCGACCAGGAGATGGGGGTGGACCGAGGGCTGACGGGGGCAGGATTTCGAGCTGGTGCTGTGAGACATGTCATTCCTGGTCGGTGCATCTCAGGCGCTGTACCTTAACAGGCAGAAATCATATAACTCAGCACAGCCCAGGGATAGTACTGAGCTCCTCAACAGGCCAAGAATGGCCCAGGGTCCCCCTCCAGCCTGGCCAGAGTTCGCTGACcttacccagtgtgggactgagccataTCGTGTGTGGggacacatcaaacactcccagggcaggtacagggggttagatacagagtaaagctccctctacactatcccatcaaacagtcccagggcaggtacagggggttagatacagagtaaagctccctctacactgtcccatcaaacactcccagggcaggtacagggggttagatacagagtaaagctccctctacactgtcccatcaaacactcccagggcaggtacagggggttagatacagagtaaagctccctctacactgtcccatcaaacactcccaggccagttacagcacgggttagatacagagtaaagctccctctacactgtcccatcaaacattcccagggcaggtacagcacgggttagatgcagagtaaagctccctctacactgtcccatcaaacactcccaggacaggtacagcacgggttatatacagagtaaagctccccctacactgtcccatcaaacactcccagggcaggtacagggggttagatacagagtaaagctccctctacactgtcccatcaaacactcccagggcaggtacagggggttagatacagagtaaagctccctctacactgtcccatcaaacactcccaggccagttacagcacgggttagatacagagtaaagctccctctacactgtcccatcaaacactcccagggcaggtacagcacgggttagatacagagtaaagctccctctacactgtcccatcaaacattcccagggcaggtacagcacgggttagatacagagtaaagctccctctacactgtcccatcaaacactcccagggcaggtacagcatggggttagatacagagtaaagctccctcgacactgtcccatcaaacacttccagggcaggtacagcacgggttagatacagagtaaagctccctctacactgtcccatcaaacactcccagggcagggacagggggttagatacagagtaaagctccctctacactgtcccatcaaacactcccagggcaggtacacgggattcgatacagagtaaagctccccctgcactgCCCAAGATGTAAAGATATCGGGTGTAACTCTGTTATCGTGTATTTTTGAATCGTTTTCCCAGCTCTGGATGAGCAGCTGTTGAAGGCAGAGCGTGAGAGACAATCCAGGGAagagcagagagaggaggaggaacggCTCAGGACCGAGGAGCTGGTGAGACAGTTGAAGGAAAAGTTTGAGGAGGAGAAGAATGCACGTGTGAAGGAGCTGGAGGAGGCCATGGAACGTAAGCAGAAGGAGATGGAAAAGTACTCGTCCGAGGggcatgaagaggaggaggagaagatgcACAACGATCACAAACACTTCAAGACAGAATGGGAAGTCACAATGAGTCGCGGTTTCTGGGTCTTTATCTGCACGTTTTGCAAATGGTTGGGGGTGGATGTTTGTGGGGGTCATTCCTTGGTAGGACAGTTAGCACGGGCCGGAGGCATGTTCTGATTTTCTCTTCACAGCCTGCCTTACGATGGTGTGAGAATCGGTCGGCACCACAGTTAGTCCGCCTGTTCCTTGATCCCAACCGTCAGCTCCAGACCGTTTTAATATGTAGGAAAACATTGCtcccacacagagcaggaaaggcccaggctccatctctggcctagtgctgagttagcctgatctcacacccggtgtgggactgagcccctcccgcacccacacacacacacacacacacacacacacagagcaggaaaggcccaggctccatctccggcctagtgctgagttagcctgatctcacacccggtgtgggactgagcccctcccacacccacacacacacacacacacacacagagcaggaaaggcccaggctccatctccggcctagtgctgagttagcctgatctcacacccagtgtgggactgagctcccccccgccccccctcacacacatagagcaggaaaggcccaggctccatctccggcctagtgctgagttagcctgatctcacacccggtgtgggactgagcccctcccacacacacacacacacacacacacacagagcaggaaagggccaggctccacccccggcctagtgctgagttagcctgatctcacacccggtgtgggactgagcccctcccacacccacacccacacacatagagcaggaaaggcccaggctccatctccggcctagtgctgagttagcctgatctcacacccggtgtgggactgagccacacatacacacacagagcaggaaaggccccAGGCTCCAaccccggcctagtgctgagttagcctgatctcacacccggtgtgggactgagcccctcccacacacacacacagagcaggaaaggccccAGGCTCCAcccccggcctagtgctgagttagcctgatctcacacccggtgtgggactgagaccctcccacacacacacacacacacacacacacacacacacagagcaggaaaggcccaggctccaaccCCGGCCTGTGCAGAGTATGTTTCCAGGACAATTATAATTCCAAACAATACTTTGAGAAGTCCTGTGAAGCTTTTTCCCACAGTACTAATGTccacactcgaaaagtacttcattggctgtaaagcactttcagacgtccggtggatgtgaaaggcgatatataaatgcaagtccgtcGTTTTTCCTTTTTTGAAATGAACAGAGAAGCTGACTGACTCTGACTAACGGAGAGCTTCATTCAGGTCACTGTCGCTGTGAATTAGAAAATAAAGTGGTCAATAAATGTAATTGTGGCATCTGTTTGATTCCGTGCACACCCAAACACGACGGGACAATTCTACACGTTAGGAGTGTTGTCTTTGGTTCTTTGTTCAGGTTTGAAGGGAGTGAGCCCCATTggtgagagtgtacatgggctgtgggaggattaaatgggtggggagagtcagtgataggggagtgtgtacatgggctgtgggaggattaaatgggtggggagagtcagtgataggggagtgtgtacatgggctgtgggaggattaaatgggtggggagagtcagtgataggggagtgtgtacatgggctgtgggaggattaaatgggtggggagagtcagtgataggggagtgtgtacatgggctgtgggaggattaaatgcgtggggagagtcagtgataggggagtgtgtacatgggctgtgggaggattaaatgggtggggagagtcagtgataggggagtgtgtacatgggctgtgggagaggattaaatgggtggggagagacagtgataggggagtgtgtacatgggctgtgggaggattaaatgggtggggagagtcagtgataggggagtgtgtacatgggctgtggggggattaaatgggtggggagagtcagtgataggggattgtgtacatgggctgtgggaggattaaatgggtggggagagtcagtgataggggagtgtgtacatgggctgtgggaggattaaatgggtggggagagtcagtgataggggagtgtgtacatgggctgtgggaggattaaatgggtggggagagtcagtgataggggagtgtgtacatgggctgtggggggattaaatgggtggggagagtcagtgataggggattgtgtacatgggctgtgggaggattaaatgggtggggagagtcagtgataggggagtgtgtacatgggctgtgggaggattaaatgggtggggagagtcagtgataggggagtgtgtacatgggctgtgggaggattaaatgggtggggagagtcagtgataggggagtgtgtacatgggctgtggggggattaaatgggtggggagagtcagtgataggggagtgtgtacatgggctgtggggggattaaatgggtgggagagtcagtgataggggagtgtgtacatgggctgtgggaggattaaatgggtggggagagacagtgataggggagtgtgtacatgggctgtgggaggattaaatgggtggggagagacagtgataggggagtgtgtacatgggctgtgggatgattaaatgggtggggagagtcagtgataggggagtgtgtacatgggctgtgagaGGATTAAAtgggggggagagtcagtgataggggagtgtgtacatgggctgtgggaggattaaatgggtggggagagtcagtgataggggagtgtgtacatgggctgtgggaggattaaatgggtggggagagtcagtgataggggagtgtatacatgggctgtggggggattaaatgggtggggagagtcagtgataggggagtgtgtacatgggctgtgggaggattaaatgggtggggagagacagtgataggggagtgtgtacatgggctgtgggaggattaaatgggtggggagagacagtgataggggagtgtgtacatgggctgtgggatgattaaatgggtggggagagtcagtgataggggagtgtgtacatgggctgtgagaggattaaatgggtggggagagtcagtgataggggagtgtgtccatgggctgtgggaggattaaatgggtgggagagtcagtgataggggagtgtgtacacgggctgtgggaggattaaatgggtggggagagtcagtgataggggagtgtgtacatgggctgtgggaggattaaatgggtgggagagtcagtgataggggagtgtgtacatgggctgtgggaggattaaatgggtggggagagtcagtgataggggagtgtgtacatgggctgtgggaggattaaatgggtggggagagtcagtgataggggagtgtgtacatgggctgtgggatgattaaatgggtggggagagtcagtgatagggcagt
The sequence above is drawn from the Pristiophorus japonicus isolate sPriJap1 unplaced genomic scaffold, sPriJap1.hap1 HAP1_SCAFFOLD_1781, whole genome shotgun sequence genome and encodes:
- the LOC139243649 gene encoding guanylate-binding protein 1-like encodes the protein TTERDQDYNNLRRCIRNYFPTRRCFGFVCPATRKDLRWIQELADDQLDQEFVAEFRKFSEYIYTSGKVKTVLGGHQVTGRRLSHLAMTYVDAIAKGELPCVESGIARMAELENSAAVKIALEYYDRKVAAMSQPPAHIDERLKIQFSDYHKEALRIFMKHSLKDETGKHIRALEESLRSRYDSIVAKVESESVERCEALLLEVMGSVMENLDSGYYLRSGGYRELEDALEIGIKQFKAQTVEEVKGKDILDHFRQTVKPRLVEVLKVDSMLQEKEQQQAALDEQLLKAERERQSREEQREEEERLRTEELVRQLKEKFEEEKNARVKELEEAMERKQKEMEKYSSEGHEEEEEKMHNDHKHFKTEWEVTMSRGFWVFICTFCKWLGVDVCGGHSLVGQLARAGGMF